The following coding sequences lie in one Xiphophorus maculatus strain JP 163 A chromosome 4, X_maculatus-5.0-male, whole genome shotgun sequence genomic window:
- the LOC102228557 gene encoding ubiquitin-conjugating enzyme E2 Q2-like, with amino-acid sequence MSVSGLKAELKFLESIFDPNHERFRIIDWKPDELSCQFNVTGEKLLIIHCNITESYPSTPPIWFVDSDDPSLAQVLERLEDVRKGSTLLLQQLKKLICDLCRLYNLPQHPDVEMLDQPLPAGPVGQQDRKHGTEEVTSEEEEEEEMGEDIEDLDHYEMKEEEPVDGKKSEDDGIEKENLAILEKIRKNQRQDHLNGAVSGSVQASDRLMKELREIYRSQSYKTGIYSVELVNDSLYEWHVKLRTVDPDSPLHSDLQVLKEKEGMDYILLNFSYKDNFPFDPPFVRVVSPVLSGGYVLGGGALCMELLTKQGWSSAYSIESVIMQINATLVKGKARVQFGANKNQYNLARAQQSYKSLVQIHEKNGWYTPPKEDG; translated from the exons ATGTCGGTGTCGGGGCTGAAGGCCGAGCTGAAGTTTTTGGAGTCCATTTTTGATCCAAACCACGAACGATTCAGGATAATTGATTGGAAGCCCGACGAACTGAGCTGCCAGTTTAATGTGACTGGAGAAAAGTTGCTAATTATCCACTGTAACATTACG gaatcaTATCCATCTACGCCACCAATATGGTTTGTGGACTCTGACGACCCGAGCTTGGCACAAGTTTTAGAGAGACTGGAAGATGTGAGAAAAGGAAGCACCCTG CTTTTGCAGCAGTTAAAAAAGCTGATTTGTGACCTTTGTCGGTTGTACAACCTTCCTCAACATCCTGATGTGGAGATGCTAGACCAGCCTCTGCCTGCAGGACCTGTGGGACAACAAGACCGAAAG caTGGGACAGAGGAGGTCACatctgaagaggaagaagaggaagagatggGGGAA GACATTGAGGACCTGGATCACTATGAAATGAAAGAGGAGGAGCCTGTTGATGGGAAGAAATCTGAGGACGATGGCATTGAGAAAGAAAATCTGGCAATCCTTGAGAAGATCCGAAAGAACCAGAGACAAGACCACCTAAAc GGAGCTGTATCTGGTTCAGTACAAGCCTCTGACCGCCTGATGAAGGAACTTCGAGAAATATATCGGTCTCAGAGTTATAAGACTG GGATTTATTCAGTTGAGCTTGTCAATGACAGCCTGTACGAATGGCATGTTAAACTGAGAAC GGTGGATCCAGATAGCCCTTTACACAGTGATTTACAAGTCTTAAAGGAGAAGGAAGGAATGGActacattttattaaacttcTCATATAAA GATAATTTCCCCTTTGATCCACCTTTTGTCCGAGTAGTTTCCCCTGTGCTTTCCGGAGG TTACGTCCTTGGAGGAGGTGCCCTTTGCATGGAACTTCTCACCAAGCAG GGTTGGAGCAGTGCCTATTCCATTGAGTCTGTCATCATGCAGATCAATGCCACTTTAGTCAAAGGAAAAGCCAGAGTGCAGTTTGGAGCCAACAAA
- the LOC102228826 gene encoding neuronal acetylcholine receptor subunit beta-4-like isoform X1, with translation MSEDRSGKKRSCGASSPTTSLGPDGAVNMTRTLFILAYFVLTLIHCSSSADSEERLMNWLLGKDRYNPLIRPAINRTERVTVKLQVSLAQLISVNEREQIMTTNVWLTQHWVDYRLSWDPSKYEGIDKLRIPSRHIWLPDIVLYNNADGTYEVTVFTNAIVLFNGSINWLPPAIYKSACKIEVKHFPFDQQNCTLKFRSWTYDHTEIDLILKSEVASMDDFTPSGEWDILALPGRRTVNPLDPTYVDLTYDFIIKRKPLFYTINLIIPCVLITSLAILVFYLPSDCGEKMTLCISVLLALTVFLLLISKIVPPTSLDVPLIGKYLMFTMVLVTFSIITSVCVLNVHHRSPSTHTMPAWVKLIFLVKLPALLFMKRPQNYSARQRLRQQRCLRARRAILGLGYPIAPNTDFTLSTSALLSSDSAFSTSGHKNVTSPMGHRYTNRMEPIRSGDYLISGFNSTQDLQQRSNPDWATDVQEAMNGVRFVAEHMMSDDDDQSVVEDWKYVAMVVDRMFLWIFVIVCVVGTLGLFLQPLFQSQIVPDQQPISETPRIR, from the exons ATGTCCGAGGACAGGAGCGGTAAGAAGCGCAGCTGTGGGGCTTCATCACCGACAACCTCGCTGGGACCAGATGGTGCCGTCAACATGACTCGGACGCTCTTCATCCTCGCTTACTTCGTTTTGACTTTGATTCACT GTAGCAGTAGTGCTGACTCAGAGGAACGTTTGATGAACTGGCTGCTAGGAAAGGATCGCTACAATCCGCTCATTCGACCAGCCATCAACAGGACAGAGAGAGTCACAGTAAAGCTGCAAGTGTCCCTTGCACAGCTTATCAGCGTG AATGAAAGAGAACAGATCATGACCACAAATGTTTGGCTCACTCAG CACTGGGTTGATTACAGGTTGTCATGGGACCCTTCAAAGTATGAAGGTATCGACAAGCTTCGTATTCCCTCCAGACACATCTGGCTCCCTGATATCGTCCTGTACAACAA CGCTGATGGAACCTACGAGGTGACTGTCTTCACCAACGCCATTGTTCTTTTCAATGGCAGCATCAACTGGCTTCCTCCAGCCATCTATAAAAGCGCCTGTAAGATTGAAGTCAAGCATTTCCCCTTTGACCAGCAGAACTGCACCCTCAAGTTTCGCTCCTGGACCTATGACCACACAGAAATCGACCTGATCTTGAAGTCTGAGGTTGCCAGTATGGATGACTTTACACCCAGTGGAGAATGGGACATCTTGGCATTACCGGGCAGACGGACTGTCAACCCACTGGATCCTACTTATGTGGATCTCACGTATGACTTTATCATCAAGAGGAAGCCTCTGTTCTACACCATAAACCTCATCATCCCATGCGTTCTGATCACTTCATTGGCCATTCTGGTCTTCTACTTGCCTTCTGACTGTGGAGAGAAGATGACGCTTTGTATTTCTGTCCTCTTGGCTCTCACTGTGTTCCTTCTTTTAATCTCAAAGATTGTTCCTCCAACGTCACTGGATGTACCCCTAATTGGCAAGTACCTGATGTTCACCATGGTACTTGTGACTTTCTCCATTATAACCAGTGTTTGTGTGCTCAATGTGCACCACCGCTCTCCAAGCACCCATACAATGCCTGCCTGGGTCAAGCTGATATTCCTCGTGAAACTACCTGCATTACTCTTCATGAAACGACCTCAGAACTACTCTGCCCGTCAGAGACTGCGTCAGCAGCGCTGCCTACGGGCCAGGAGAGCTATTTTGGGTCTGGGTTACCCAATTGCCCCCAATACAGATTTCACCTTATCCACATCTGCCTTGCTGTCCTCTGACTCTGCCTTCTCTACCTCAGGACACAAAAATGTTACTTCTCCGATGGGACACAGGTACACCAACAGGATGGAGCCCATACGGTCTGGTGATTACCTTATCAGTGGCTTCAATTCCACTCAGGATCTCCAGCAAAGAAGCAATCCCGACTGGGCTACTGATGTACAAGAGGCAATGAATGGGGTGCGCTTTGTGGCTGAGCACATGATGAGTGACGATGATGATCAAAGT GTAGTAGAAGACTGGAAGTATGTGGCCATGGTGGTGGATCGTATGTTCCTGTGGATCTTTGTCATAGTATGTGTGGTGGGCACCCTGGGCTTGTTTCTCCAGCCTCTTTTTCAGAGTCAGATTGTTCCCGACCAGCAGCCAATTTCAGAAACGCCTCGAATCCGATGA
- the LOC102228826 gene encoding neuronal acetylcholine receptor subunit beta-4-like isoform X2 — MSEDRSGKKRSCGASSPTTSLGPDGAVNMTRTLFILAYFVLTLIHCSSSADSEERLMNWLLGKDRYNPLIRPAINRTERVTVKLQVSLAQLISVNEREQIMTTNVWLTQHWVDYRLSWDPSKYEGIDKLRIPSRHIWLPDIVLYNNADGTYEVTVFTNAIVLFNGSINWLPPAIYKSACKIEVKHFPFDQQNCTLKFRSWTYDHTEIDLILKSEVASMDDFTPSGEWDILALPGRRTVNPLDPTYVDLTYDFIIKRKPLFYTINLIIPCVLITSLAILVFYLPSDCGEKMTLCISVLLALTVFLLLISKIVPPTSLDVPLIGKYLMFTMVLVTFSIITSVCVLNVHHRSPSTHTMPAWVKLIFLVKLPALLFMKRPQNYSARQRLRQQRCLRARRAILGHKNVTSPMGHRYTNRMEPIRSGDYLISGFNSTQDLQQRSNPDWATDVQEAMNGVRFVAEHMMSDDDDQSVVEDWKYVAMVVDRMFLWIFVIVCVVGTLGLFLQPLFQSQIVPDQQPISETPRIR; from the exons ATGTCCGAGGACAGGAGCGGTAAGAAGCGCAGCTGTGGGGCTTCATCACCGACAACCTCGCTGGGACCAGATGGTGCCGTCAACATGACTCGGACGCTCTTCATCCTCGCTTACTTCGTTTTGACTTTGATTCACT GTAGCAGTAGTGCTGACTCAGAGGAACGTTTGATGAACTGGCTGCTAGGAAAGGATCGCTACAATCCGCTCATTCGACCAGCCATCAACAGGACAGAGAGAGTCACAGTAAAGCTGCAAGTGTCCCTTGCACAGCTTATCAGCGTG AATGAAAGAGAACAGATCATGACCACAAATGTTTGGCTCACTCAG CACTGGGTTGATTACAGGTTGTCATGGGACCCTTCAAAGTATGAAGGTATCGACAAGCTTCGTATTCCCTCCAGACACATCTGGCTCCCTGATATCGTCCTGTACAACAA CGCTGATGGAACCTACGAGGTGACTGTCTTCACCAACGCCATTGTTCTTTTCAATGGCAGCATCAACTGGCTTCCTCCAGCCATCTATAAAAGCGCCTGTAAGATTGAAGTCAAGCATTTCCCCTTTGACCAGCAGAACTGCACCCTCAAGTTTCGCTCCTGGACCTATGACCACACAGAAATCGACCTGATCTTGAAGTCTGAGGTTGCCAGTATGGATGACTTTACACCCAGTGGAGAATGGGACATCTTGGCATTACCGGGCAGACGGACTGTCAACCCACTGGATCCTACTTATGTGGATCTCACGTATGACTTTATCATCAAGAGGAAGCCTCTGTTCTACACCATAAACCTCATCATCCCATGCGTTCTGATCACTTCATTGGCCATTCTGGTCTTCTACTTGCCTTCTGACTGTGGAGAGAAGATGACGCTTTGTATTTCTGTCCTCTTGGCTCTCACTGTGTTCCTTCTTTTAATCTCAAAGATTGTTCCTCCAACGTCACTGGATGTACCCCTAATTGGCAAGTACCTGATGTTCACCATGGTACTTGTGACTTTCTCCATTATAACCAGTGTTTGTGTGCTCAATGTGCACCACCGCTCTCCAAGCACCCATACAATGCCTGCCTGGGTCAAGCTGATATTCCTCGTGAAACTACCTGCATTACTCTTCATGAAACGACCTCAGAACTACTCTGCCCGTCAGAGACTGCGTCAGCAGCGCTGCCTACGGGCCAGGAGAGCTATTTTGG GACACAAAAATGTTACTTCTCCGATGGGACACAGGTACACCAACAGGATGGAGCCCATACGGTCTGGTGATTACCTTATCAGTGGCTTCAATTCCACTCAGGATCTCCAGCAAAGAAGCAATCCCGACTGGGCTACTGATGTACAAGAGGCAATGAATGGGGTGCGCTTTGTGGCTGAGCACATGATGAGTGACGATGATGATCAAAGT GTAGTAGAAGACTGGAAGTATGTGGCCATGGTGGTGGATCGTATGTTCCTGTGGATCTTTGTCATAGTATGTGTGGTGGGCACCCTGGGCTTGTTTCTCCAGCCTCTTTTTCAGAGTCAGATTGTTCCCGACCAGCAGCCAATTTCAGAAACGCCTCGAATCCGATGA